The Huiozyma naganishii CBS 8797 chromosome 3, complete genome genome contains a region encoding:
- the SAP190 gene encoding Sap190p (similar to Saccharomyces cerevisiae SAP185 (YJL098W) and SAP190 (YKR028W); ancestral locus Anc_1.268) — protein MSGSFWKFGQDYSMESNVSQLLNRAFVKKPPQQGDGEESVSPKSEEEVDDYEPNLDILDDLVDDEELYTELMCSNFKLIVYFKYPAVLDKLIDYVTNEKFLRDSRGVGNLVEPSENSSVTDLNQEVIVLSEDEQRDNLQSLEEERERDNSDAGSDVSEETSVTLPPESEEQVESRRARMAAEVLSADVWQISTAIIDNHALLDKIWAMINNLDSEISVVVSTYFMKINERLLDTNINKMIAFILEKGNLVDEFLKHIDNPSLMDFLLKVISTDKADSPTGVISHLRDQDFIGKLLDLLDSDKHDDSIQSAAADFIKAFVTLSANSNNEISMGIGPNELTRQLVSEQMITRLITTMLKGGTSLSNGVGIIIELIRKNNSDYDFIQVLYTTLETHPPCDRDPIHLTYLIKIFAQYMPQFAKLLESLKRTGMLTPFGSIEPLGFERFKICELVAELLHCSNMTLLNESNGEASTRQRDLVRLQTLYPDEYPEEKISEELANLSLKDTTKSDSQKLGADAGRNTGEQSSEDYEQSLEIYPNDVISNSEELEAKLRESNIPGDNLKISLLDTGILRYIIGMFFKFEWNNFLHNVVFDIVQQIFNGPLKSGYNRFLLSDLLSNARLTDKIIEGDLKCIEYEKEEGTRLGYMGHLTLIAEEVAKFVEYIDEMKVTFSDFGILDVLTEEKWQEFMDTTLAETREKYNTVLGDFVIEEDEEEKGMREEASEQGMPPADGDMNPQDEDFDYYQENIDGTHNQYDYIENENDEHNQDTDDYYEYEDASGHKTVLDLSNKEHEQEDGEENGTENGGENNEYHDSVEDPPALSSPKPSRPYIDNMYRQNGNTHSDDDEDDYVDPNDDGQSYAKPDHPLYNDLILPTSTKLHVNSGTDSDTEKNDGTDDASDDDSDGSDDEIGYSLCRSATIENTDFSSNNI, from the coding sequence ATGTCTGGGTCGTTTTGGAAGTTCGGCCAGGACTACTCCATGGAGTCCAACGTGTCACAACTGCTGAATAGAGCGTTCGTCAAGAAACCACCACAGCAGGGTGACGgtgaagaaagtgtttcACCGAAATCGGAGGAGGAGGTCGATGACTACGAGCCAAACCTGGATATACTGGACGATCtcgtcgacgacgaggagcTCTACACGGAGCTCATGTGCTCCAATTTCAAACTGATCGTGTACTTCAAGTACCCGGCAGTCCTCGATAAACTCATCGACTACGTCACAAACGAGAAGTTCCTGAGGGATTCCCGTGGCGTCGGAAACCTGGTGGAGCCGTCGGAGAACAGCAGCGTCACAGATCTTAACCAGGAGGTCATCGTCCTCTCGGAGGATGAACAGAGGGATAACTTGCAATCACTCGAGGAGGAGAGGGAGAGGGATAACTCGGATGCAGGGTCAGACGTCTCAGAGGAGACAAGCGTCACTCTGCCCCCGGAGTCAGAGGAGCAAGTAGAGTCCAGGAGGGCGCGGATGGCCGCGGAGGTCCTCTCAGCGGACGTCTGGCAGATCTCAACGGCAATTATAGACAACCACGCCTTGCTAGACAAGATCTGGGCCATGATCAATAACCTGGACTCCGAGATCTCAGTCGTCGTCTCGACCTACTTTATGAAGATCAACGAGAGATTACTCGACACaaatataaataaaatgATCGCTTTCATCCTGGAGAAGGGGAACCTCGTAGATGAGTTCCTCAAACATATCGATAACCCGTCGCTAATGGATTTCCTACTGAAAGTGATCTCGACAGATAAAGCGGACTCCCCGACAGGGGTGATCTCTCACCTGAGGGATCAGGACTTCATCGGGAAACTACTAGACCTATTGGATTCAGATAAACACGACGACTCGATACAGTCCGCGGCCGCAGATTTCATCAAGGCGTTTGTCACTCTCAGTGCCAATTCAAACAACGAAATCTCAATGGGCATCGGCCCGAACGAACTCACGAGACAGCTCGTCTCAGAGCAAATGATAACACGACTGATCACAACGATGCTGAAGGGCGGCACCTCGCTCAGCAACGGTGTCGGCATCATCATCGAGCTGATCCGCAAGAATAACTCCGATTACGATTTCATACAGGTGCTGTACACCACTTTGGAGACGCATCCACCATGTGACAGAGACCCAATACATCTGACGTACCTGATCAAGATCTTTGCACAGTACATGCCGCAATTCGCAAAATTGTTGGAGTCCCTAAAGAGGACGGGCATGTTGACACCGTTTGGGTCCATCGAACCATTGGGGTTCGAGAGATTCAAGATTTGTGAGTTAGTCGCAGAACTGTTACATTGCTCTAACATGACGCTCTTAAATGAATCGAACGGTGAAGCCTCCACAAGGCAGAGAGACCTCGTGCGGTTACAAACGTTGTACCCTGATGAATACCCAGAGGAGAAAATTAGTGAAGAACTCGCTAACTTGTCCTTGAAGGACACTACTAAAAGCGATTCTCAGAAATTGGGAGCCGATGCGGGGCGCAATACTGGCGAACAGAGCTCAGAGGATTACGAACAATCGTTGGAGATATACCCAAACGATGTCATTAGCAATTCTGAAGAGTTGGAAGCTAAACTACGCGAGTCCAATATCCCCGGCGACAACTTAAAGATTTCACTCCTGGATACAGGGATACTCAGATACATCATTGGTATgtttttcaagtttgagTGGAACAATTTCCTCCATAACGTTGTCTTCGATATCGTGCAGCAAATCTTCAATGGACCCTTGAAGTCCGGGTATAACAGATTCCTACTGTCGGATCTGTTGAGTAACGCGAGACTGACGGATAAAATCATCGAGGGTGACTTGAAATGTATTGAGTACGAAAAGGAGGAGGGGACCCGTTTGGGCTACATGGGCCATCTGACGTTGATTGCGGAGGAAGTCGCGAAATTTGTAGAGTACATCGATGAAATGAAGGTCACATTCTCTGATTTCGGTATACTAGACGTACTGACCGAGGAAAAATGGCAGGAATTCATGGATACGACGCTGGCGGAGACAAGGGAAAAGTATAACACTGTTCTTGGCGATTTCGTCATTgaagaggatgaggaggaaaagGGCATGCGTGAGGAGGCCAGCGAGCAAGGAATGCCCCCCGCGGACGGGGATATGAACCCGCAAGACGAGGACTTTGACTACTATCAAGAAAACATCGATGGAACCCACAACCAGTACGATTACATTGAAAACGAAAATGATGAGCACAACCAGGATACGGATGACTACTACGAGTATGAAGATGCCTCCGGACACAAGACTGTTCTAGACCTAAGTAACAAAGAACATGAACAGGAAGATGGCGAGGAGAATGGCACGGAGAATGGCGGCGAAAACAATGAATACCACGATTCTGTAGAGGACCCACCGGCTCTGTCTTCTCCGAAACCTTCTCGACCATACATCGACAACATGTATCGTCAAAACGGTAATACGCATagcgatgacgacgaggatgactACGTCGATCCCAACGACGATGGCCAATCGTACGCAAAGCCAGATCACCCGCTGTACAATGATTTAATTCTGCCAACTTCCACGAAACTGCATGTAAATTCCGGGACGGACAGTGATACGGAGAAAAATGATGGGACGGACGATGCATCGGACGATGATTCCGACGGATCCGACGACGAAATCGGGTATTCGCTGTGCAGATCCGCAACGATAGAAAACACAGACTTTTCATCAAACAACATTTAA